Proteins encoded in a region of the Pseudomonas sp. GOM7 genome:
- the choX gene encoding choline ABC transporter substrate-binding protein, translating into MKGLTTLVVCCTLSLFSTSLLADDASCKTVRLGAVGWTDVVATTAVASALLQGLGYETKQTQASQQIIFAGIQKGQVDAFLGYWKPIMDDNIKPFLDAGAVKVAAEPSLSDAVAVLAVPSYTADKGLKTLADIARFKDELGGKIYGIEAGSGANTAIQKMIDSNQFGLGGFKLVESSEAGMLAAVGRAVRNQKPVVFFGWKPHPMNLSMPITYLTGTEDVFGPNDGAATVSTVTAPDYAQRCPNANRLLTGLRFTSEQEAVLMQPIMERKAPAQVARDWIKANPQVVEAWLDGVTTFDGKPANAALLAGN; encoded by the coding sequence ATGAAAGGCCTTACCACGTTGGTCGTGTGCTGCACCCTGAGCCTGTTCAGTACCTCCCTGCTGGCCGACGACGCCAGTTGCAAGACAGTTCGCCTCGGCGCCGTCGGCTGGACCGATGTGGTCGCCACCACCGCCGTGGCCAGCGCCCTGCTGCAGGGCCTGGGCTATGAAACCAAGCAGACACAGGCGTCGCAGCAGATCATCTTCGCCGGTATCCAGAAAGGCCAGGTCGATGCCTTCCTCGGCTACTGGAAGCCGATCATGGACGACAACATCAAGCCCTTCCTCGACGCCGGTGCGGTCAAGGTCGCTGCCGAGCCGTCGCTGAGCGATGCCGTGGCGGTGCTCGCGGTGCCCAGCTACACCGCCGACAAGGGCCTGAAGACTCTGGCCGACATCGCCAGGTTCAAGGACGAGCTGGGTGGCAAGATCTACGGCATCGAAGCCGGCTCCGGCGCCAATACGGCGATCCAGAAGATGATCGACAGCAACCAGTTCGGCCTTGGCGGCTTCAAGCTGGTCGAGTCCAGCGAGGCCGGCATGCTCGCCGCCGTCGGCCGCGCCGTGCGCAATCAGAAGCCGGTGGTGTTCTTCGGTTGGAAGCCGCACCCGATGAACCTGTCGATGCCCATTACCTACCTGACCGGCACCGAGGACGTGTTCGGCCCCAACGATGGTGCCGCCACCGTGTCCACCGTCACCGCGCCGGACTATGCCCAGCGCTGCCCCAACGCCAACCGCCTGCTCACCGGCCTGCGCTTCACCAGCGAGCAGGAAGCCGTGCTGATGCAGCCGATCATGGAGCGCAAGGCACCCGCGCAGGTGGCGCGTGACTGGATCAAGGCCAACCCGCAGGTGGTCGAGGCCTGGCTCGATGGCGTGACCACCTTCGACGGCAAGCCGGCCAACGCGGCGCTGCTCGCCGGCAACTGA
- a CDS encoding 3-keto-5-aminohexanoate cleavage protein has product MNYEVIVTCAVTGAGDTVGKHPAIPVTPKEIAAAAIEAARAGATVAHCHVRDPHTGKPSRDVALYREVVERIRESDTDVIINLTAGMGGDLEIGRGEQPLEFGAGTDLVGPLTRLAHVEELLPEICTLDCGTLNFGDGDFIYVSTPAQLRAGAKRITELGVKAELEIFDTGHLWFAKQMIKEGLLDDPLIQLCLGIPWGAPADTTTMKAMADNLPPGITWAGFGIGRMQMPMVAQAMLLGGHVRVGLEDNIWLDRGVHASNGQLVERAIEIIERLGGRALTPAEGREKMKLKRR; this is encoded by the coding sequence ATGAATTACGAAGTGATCGTCACCTGCGCGGTGACCGGCGCCGGCGACACCGTTGGCAAGCACCCGGCGATTCCGGTCACCCCCAAGGAAATCGCCGCTGCTGCCATCGAGGCGGCCAGGGCCGGGGCCACCGTTGCCCACTGCCACGTGCGTGACCCGCACACCGGCAAGCCGAGCCGCGACGTGGCGCTGTATCGTGAAGTGGTCGAGCGCATTCGCGAGAGCGACACCGACGTGATCATCAACCTCACCGCCGGCATGGGTGGCGATCTGGAAATCGGCCGCGGCGAGCAGCCGCTGGAGTTCGGCGCCGGCACCGACCTGGTCGGGCCGCTCACCCGCCTGGCCCATGTCGAGGAGCTGCTGCCGGAAATCTGCACCCTGGACTGCGGCACGCTGAATTTCGGCGACGGCGACTTCATCTACGTCTCCACCCCGGCGCAACTGCGCGCTGGCGCCAAGCGCATCACCGAGCTGGGGGTGAAGGCCGAACTGGAGATTTTCGACACCGGTCACCTGTGGTTCGCCAAACAGATGATCAAGGAAGGTCTGCTGGACGACCCGCTGATCCAGCTATGCCTGGGTATTCCCTGGGGCGCACCGGCCGACACCACCACCATGAAGGCCATGGCCGACAACCTGCCGCCGGGCATCACCTGGGCCGGCTTCGGTATCGGCCGCATGCAGATGCCCATGGTGGCCCAGGCCATGCTGCTTGGCGGCCATGTGCGGGTCGGGCTGGAGGACAACATCTGGCTGGATCGCGGCGTGCACGCCAGCAACGGCCAGTTGGTCGAGCGCGCCATCGAGATCATCGAACGCCTCGGCGGCCGCGCCCTGACCCCGGCCGAGGGGCGGGAAAAGATGAAGCTCAAGCGTCGCTAG
- a CDS encoding L-carnitine dehydrogenase codes for MSFVTDIKTFAALGTGVIGAGWIARALAHGLDVIAWDPAPGAEQALRTRLANAWPALQEQGLAPGASLERLRFVSSIEDCVRDADFIQESAPERLDLKCELHAKISAAARPDVLIGSSTSGLLPSEFYADATHPERCVVGHPFNPVYLLPLVEVVGGAKTSPEAVQAAMQVYEGLGMRPLHVRKEVPGFIADRLLEALWREALHLVNDGVATTGEIDDAIRFGAGLRWSFMGSFLTYTLAGGPAGMRHFMAQFGPALKLPWTYLEAPELTEGLIDAVVEGTAEQQGERSLYALERYRDDCLLAVLEAIRQTKARHGFAFAE; via the coding sequence ATGAGCTTCGTTACCGATATCAAGACCTTCGCCGCCCTCGGCACCGGCGTGATCGGCGCCGGCTGGATCGCCCGCGCCCTGGCCCATGGCCTCGACGTCATCGCCTGGGACCCGGCCCCCGGCGCCGAGCAGGCGCTGCGCACGCGCCTGGCCAATGCCTGGCCGGCGCTGCAAGAACAGGGGCTGGCGCCCGGCGCCTCGCTTGAGCGCCTGCGCTTCGTCAGCAGCATCGAAGACTGCGTGCGTGATGCCGACTTCATTCAGGAGAGCGCCCCCGAGCGACTCGACCTCAAGTGCGAGCTGCACGCCAAGATCAGCGCCGCCGCACGCCCGGACGTGCTGATCGGCTCCAGCACCTCGGGCCTGCTGCCCAGCGAGTTCTACGCAGATGCCACGCATCCCGAGCGCTGCGTGGTCGGCCATCCGTTCAACCCGGTGTACCTGTTGCCGCTGGTGGAGGTGGTGGGCGGGGCGAAGACTTCGCCCGAGGCGGTGCAGGCGGCCATGCAGGTCTACGAGGGCCTGGGCATGCGCCCGCTGCACGTGCGTAAGGAGGTGCCGGGTTTCATCGCCGACCGCCTGCTCGAAGCGCTATGGCGTGAGGCGCTGCACCTGGTCAACGACGGCGTGGCCACCACCGGTGAGATCGACGATGCGATCCGCTTTGGCGCTGGCTTGCGCTGGTCGTTCATGGGCAGCTTCCTGACCTACACCCTGGCCGGCGGCCCGGCCGGCATGCGCCACTTCATGGCCCAGTTCGGCCCCGCGCTGAAGCTGCCCTGGACATACCTAGAGGCACCGGAGCTGACCGAAGGACTGATCGACGCGGTGGTCGAAGGCACGGCCGAGCAGCAGGGCGAGCGCAGCCTGTATGCCCTGGAGCGCTACCGTGACGACTGCCTGCTGGCGGTGCTGGAGGCGATCCGCCAGACCAAGGCCAGGCATGGTTTCGCCTTCGCCGAGTAA
- a CDS encoding thioesterase family protein — MPAKPLTSYQTTISIDWVDYNGHLRDAFYLLIFSHATDALMDALGLDEAGRARTGHTLYTLECHLNFLAEVKEGEPVEVRTQLLAHDTKRLHIHHGLYRPGEDASLAESEQMLMNIDSAAGRGAPFDEQVAASVAQLAREHQGLAQPACVGRVIGLRR; from the coding sequence ATGCCAGCCAAGCCGCTGACCAGCTACCAAACCACCATCTCCATCGACTGGGTCGACTACAACGGCCATCTGCGCGATGCCTTCTACCTGCTGATCTTCAGCCATGCCACCGATGCGCTGATGGATGCGCTGGGCCTGGACGAGGCCGGTCGAGCCCGTACCGGGCACACGTTGTACACCCTGGAGTGCCACCTCAACTTCCTGGCGGAGGTGAAGGAGGGCGAGCCGGTCGAGGTGCGCACCCAATTGCTGGCGCACGACACCAAGCGTTTGCATATCCATCATGGCCTGTATCGGCCGGGCGAAGACGCCAGCCTGGCGGAAAGTGAGCAGATGCTCATGAACATCGACAGCGCCGCCGGCCGTGGCGCGCCATTCGATGAACAGGTAGCGGCTAGCGTGGCGCAATTGGCCCGCGAGCATCAGGGGTTGGCGCAACCCGCCTGCGTGGGGCGGGTCATCGGCTTGCGGCGCTGA
- a CDS encoding YkgJ family cysteine cluster protein, translating to MLKPRLIAAAEIDRLETWAKYTADMCHSCISSCCTLPVEVRLNDLIRLELVDEFERSEPPKNIAKRLQKDGIVERFNQKSGIFTLTRMSNNDCLFLDRKTRLCTVYEKRPDTCRHHPKVGPRPGYCAYKPK from the coding sequence ATGCTCAAGCCCCGCCTGATAGCCGCTGCAGAAATCGACCGCCTGGAGACCTGGGCCAAATACACGGCCGACATGTGCCATAGCTGCATCTCTAGCTGCTGCACCCTGCCGGTGGAAGTGCGCCTGAACGACCTGATCCGCCTGGAACTGGTGGACGAGTTCGAGCGTAGCGAACCGCCGAAGAACATCGCCAAGCGCCTGCAGAAGGATGGCATCGTCGAGCGCTTCAACCAGAAGTCGGGCATCTTCACCCTGACGCGCATGTCCAACAACGACTGCCTGTTCCTCGACCGCAAGACGCGCCTGTGCACCGTCTACGAGAAGCGCCCGGACACCTGCCGTCATCACCCCAAGGTTGGCCCACGGCCGGGGTACTGCGCCTACAAGCCAAAGTGA
- a CDS encoding DUF2339 domain-containing protein: MQWIFMLVGLVLGAGAGESITGALLGGLLGLVLGQALRLQGLEAQNAQLAAQLKGFAERFERGTQAIHERLLKVEQGERREPEPEPVAAPAEPAVDLAAESQSEPVVTEEPVPELDWTLEPLPEVETPAPADEPEPLAAQVAHQPQPAPQQSPWREQVPREPNLIERGIAAAKAWLLGGNTVLRVGVVLLFLGLAFLLRYATEGVEVPVELRYMGVAASALALLGLGWWLRLRNRGYALVLQGTGIAVLYLTVFAAMRLHPLLDPGMALGLLVAVTAFSAILAVQQNALGLAAAAALGGFAAPILTSTGSGNHVALFSYFALLNAGIFAIAWFKAWRLLNLIGFVGTFGIGFAWGMRSYTPELLWSTEPFLLLFLLMYVAIGLLFARRTLRDAADAPEARDELLRWSVRRGDYVDATTLFGPPLVGFGLQVALVRHVEFAAAFSALGLGLFYLLLARVLKARAGERALLLVETCLALGVVFASLAIPLGLDARWTSAAWAVEGAGIFWLGLRQGRPLARAFALLLQVGAALAFMVGLDFGYDSLFDGSPLGALMLGMALLFSYWQLRQAPQFASAWENRLLPWLGLVGLAFLYLIAPLLFQAPGTTIAWALAGLATLFVGLRLAAPSFVYCAFAIQLLGGLLFLGQMALDSLFGRGGFSAGWFGLLAASMVGLALIAGMLLAARDPQIRQNRRLLGALSMVMLVGLVFINLAVLFVLPWVAAAAVWGGTGLLILWLALYLQQRAAFLFSLVLQVFAGLAFLAAGPLLLAGISGEGLSPLAHTGFWTPAVLGLAAQIGAWRLHRLARSGRETGIDGVSLQRLGQLLLAWGASWWALAVSSEVLRFVAPELQASALLLLAAVSALIWMLLALRSRWRELAVLCSLLAPVAGAILAYAWHLYYHPLANLGWLGWAAVLAVHLLVLKRLTDVLPSTAASVAHVLGCWLLIGVLALELRYLLLSLAEHYNAWRWLGWALLPTAYLWTMAQARRLPWPVASFEREYRLWAAAPPAALMLAWFWLANANSAGDSDPLPYLPLFNPLELGLLLCLGALLAWGRFALPHFGLQPSRALQAVQVVAGASLFALLTVMVMRTAHHWGGVPWQRSALFDSMLVQAGLSIVWTLIALALMLFGHLRARREMWLVGAALIALVVAKLFFVELGNRGGLERIVSFIGVGVLLLVVGYFAPLPPRGHEQTTRNEESLS, from the coding sequence ATGCAATGGATCTTCATGCTGGTCGGTTTGGTGCTCGGGGCGGGTGCCGGTGAATCGATCACCGGCGCGCTGCTCGGCGGTTTGCTCGGCCTCGTTCTGGGCCAGGCGCTACGCCTGCAAGGGCTGGAAGCTCAGAACGCGCAACTGGCCGCGCAGCTCAAGGGCTTCGCCGAGCGCTTCGAGCGCGGCACCCAGGCCATTCACGAGCGCCTGCTCAAGGTGGAGCAGGGCGAGCGCCGTGAGCCTGAACCCGAACCGGTTGCTGCGCCTGCCGAGCCCGCCGTCGATCTGGCCGCCGAATCGCAGTCCGAACCCGTCGTTACCGAAGAGCCCGTGCCGGAGTTGGATTGGACGCTGGAGCCGTTGCCGGAAGTCGAGACCCCAGCGCCTGCCGATGAGCCGGAACCGCTGGCTGCCCAGGTTGCACATCAGCCCCAGCCCGCCCCACAACAGAGCCCCTGGCGCGAGCAAGTGCCACGAGAACCGAATCTTATCGAGCGCGGTATCGCGGCGGCCAAGGCCTGGCTGCTGGGTGGCAACACCGTGCTGCGGGTCGGCGTGGTGCTGCTGTTTCTCGGCCTGGCCTTCCTCCTGCGTTACGCCACCGAAGGGGTCGAAGTGCCGGTGGAGCTGCGCTATATGGGCGTTGCCGCCAGTGCCCTGGCGTTGCTCGGTCTGGGCTGGTGGCTGCGTCTGCGCAACCGCGGTTATGCCCTGGTGCTGCAGGGTACCGGCATTGCCGTGCTGTACCTGACGGTATTCGCCGCCATGCGTCTGCATCCGTTGCTCGATCCCGGCATGGCCCTCGGCCTGCTGGTGGCTGTGACGGCGTTCTCGGCCATTCTCGCCGTGCAGCAGAATGCCCTCGGCCTGGCCGCTGCGGCGGCGTTGGGCGGTTTCGCCGCGCCGATCCTCACCTCCACCGGCAGCGGCAACCATGTCGCGCTGTTTTCCTACTTCGCCCTGCTCAACGCCGGCATCTTTGCCATCGCCTGGTTCAAGGCCTGGCGCTTGCTCAACCTGATCGGTTTCGTCGGTACCTTCGGCATCGGCTTTGCCTGGGGGATGCGCTCCTACACGCCGGAGCTGCTGTGGAGCACCGAGCCGTTCCTGCTGTTGTTCTTGCTGATGTACGTGGCCATCGGCCTGCTGTTCGCCCGCCGCACCCTGCGCGACGCGGCGGATGCACCCGAGGCGCGTGACGAGTTGCTGCGCTGGTCTGTGCGACGGGGTGATTACGTCGATGCCACCACGCTGTTCGGCCCACCGCTGGTGGGCTTCGGCCTGCAGGTGGCGTTGGTGCGGCATGTCGAGTTCGCCGCTGCCTTCAGTGCTCTGGGTCTCGGGTTGTTCTATCTGCTGCTGGCGCGAGTGCTCAAGGCACGCGCAGGCGAACGCGCGCTGTTGCTGGTGGAAACCTGCCTGGCACTCGGCGTGGTATTCGCCAGCCTGGCCATCCCGCTCGGCCTCGATGCGCGCTGGACCAGTGCCGCCTGGGCCGTGGAAGGCGCCGGCATCTTCTGGCTTGGCCTGCGCCAGGGGCGGCCGCTGGCGCGTGCGTTCGCCCTGTTGCTGCAGGTGGGGGCGGCGCTGGCTTTCATGGTTGGTCTGGATTTCGGCTACGACAGCCTGTTCGACGGCTCGCCGCTGGGCGCACTGATGCTCGGTATGGCCTTGCTGTTCAGCTACTGGCAACTGCGTCAGGCGCCGCAGTTCGCCAGCGCCTGGGAAAACCGATTGCTGCCCTGGCTGGGGCTGGTCGGGTTGGCGTTTCTCTATCTGATCGCTCCGCTGCTGTTCCAGGCGCCCGGTACCACGATTGCCTGGGCGCTGGCCGGGTTGGCGACACTGTTCGTCGGGTTGCGCCTGGCCGCGCCGAGCTTCGTCTATTGCGCCTTCGCCATCCAGCTCCTGGGCGGGCTGCTGTTTCTCGGCCAGATGGCGCTGGATTCGCTGTTCGGCCGTGGTGGTTTCAGCGCCGGCTGGTTCGGCCTGCTGGCGGCGTCGATGGTTGGCCTGGCGCTGATCGCCGGCATGCTGCTGGCGGCGCGTGATCCGCAGATTCGCCAGAATCGCCGCCTGCTCGGCGCCTTGTCGATGGTGATGCTGGTGGGCCTGGTGTTCATCAACCTGGCTGTGTTGTTCGTGCTGCCCTGGGTGGCGGCTGCCGCCGTGTGGGGCGGTACGGGCCTGCTGATTCTCTGGCTGGCGCTTTACCTGCAGCAGCGTGCGGCTTTCCTGTTCAGCCTGGTGCTGCAGGTTTTCGCCGGGCTGGCCTTCCTTGCGGCCGGGCCATTACTGCTGGCGGGTATCAGTGGCGAGGGGCTGTCGCCGTTGGCGCATACCGGCTTCTGGACGCCCGCGGTGCTTGGTCTGGCCGCGCAGATTGGCGCCTGGCGCCTGCACCGCCTGGCGCGCAGCGGGCGCGAGACGGGGATCGATGGCGTCAGCCTGCAGCGCCTGGGCCAGTTGCTGTTGGCTTGGGGCGCCAGTTGGTGGGCGTTGGCTGTGAGCAGCGAAGTGCTGCGCTTCGTGGCGCCGGAGCTGCAGGCCAGCGCGTTGCTACTGCTGGCGGCAGTGTCGGCTCTGATCTGGATGCTGCTGGCCCTGCGCAGCCGCTGGCGCGAGCTGGCAGTGCTGTGCAGCCTGCTGGCGCCCGTGGCAGGGGCGATTCTGGCCTATGCCTGGCATCTGTACTACCACCCGCTGGCGAACCTTGGCTGGCTGGGTTGGGCTGCCGTGCTGGCCGTGCACCTGCTGGTATTGAAGCGACTCACTGATGTGCTGCCGAGCACCGCGGCCAGTGTCGCCCATGTGCTTGGCTGCTGGTTGCTGATTGGCGTGCTGGCGCTGGAGCTGCGCTATCTGCTGCTGAGCCTGGCCGAACACTACAACGCCTGGCGCTGGTTGGGTTGGGCGCTGCTGCCGACCGCCTATCTGTGGACGATGGCGCAGGCCCGCCGGCTACCTTGGCCGGTGGCCAGCTTCGAGCGTGAATACCGGCTGTGGGCGGCGGCACCGCCGGCGGCGCTGATGCTCGCCTGGTTCTGGCTGGCCAATGCCAACAGCGCCGGTGACAGCGATCCGCTGCCTTACCTGCCGCTGTTCAATCCACTGGAACTCGGCCTGTTACTGTGCCTTGGTGCGCTGCTGGCCTGGGGCCGCTTCGCCCTGCCACATTTTGGTCTGCAGCCGAGTCGCGCGCTGCAGGCGGTGCAGGTCGTGGCCGGGGCGTCGCTGTTCGCCCTGCTTACGGTGATGGTGATGCGTACCGCCCACCATTGGGGCGGCGTGCCCTGGCAGCGTTCCGCACTGTTCGACTCGATGCTGGTGCAGGCCGGGTTGTCCATCGTCTGGACGCTGATCGCCCTGGCGCTGATGCTCTTCGGCCACCTGCGTGCACGCCGCGAGATGTGGCTGGTCGGTGCAGCGCTGATCGCCCTGGTGGTGGCCAAGCTGTTCTTCGTCGAGCTGGGCAATCGCGGTGGCCTGGAGCGCATCGTGTCGTTCATCGGTGTTGGCGTACTGCTGCTGGTGGTGGGCTATTTCGCGCCGCTGCCGCCACGTGGTCATGAGCAAACCACCCGGAACGAGGAGTCGCTATCGTGA
- a CDS encoding DUF3999 domain-containing protein yields MRVVIALLTLLAMTGAGQAQERQEDYRQRLPLSLSGEGPWYRLQLPISVYFAARHADLRDVRVFDGQGQAQAYALLPGQAHTQERLQEHGVRWFPLYAEDEPGVAPRLRVQRSSDGTLIELSDQAPTAAERQLRGWLLDASSIEAPLVRLSLSWSGAEEGFQRFSIEASDDLQHWRSWGEGQVARLSFAGERIDQRQVELPGQRARYLRMLWQSPRQAPTLDVVTLRSRQQANQAAPLSWSSVLPARALGKDQYQWQLPQAMPLERLRMTLDAPNTLAPVRFEGRASEQAGWQPLATGLFYRLSDGARELRQDELALPGWPVSQLRLQVDARGGGLGQQPPRLQIALRASELVFLARGEPPFTLAVGNAEASSAALPLTTLIPGYRPERLATLGTAEADDSHAAVSETASQADVHAGDLRRWGLWGLLLAGVALLAGMAFSLLRRAPDS; encoded by the coding sequence GTGAGAGTCGTCATCGCCCTGTTGACCCTGCTGGCCATGACCGGCGCAGGGCAGGCCCAGGAGCGTCAGGAGGATTATCGGCAGAGGCTGCCGTTGAGCCTGAGCGGTGAAGGCCCCTGGTATCGGCTGCAATTACCTATCAGCGTGTATTTCGCCGCCCGCCATGCCGACCTACGCGATGTACGCGTGTTCGATGGCCAGGGGCAGGCGCAGGCCTACGCCTTGCTGCCTGGGCAGGCGCACACGCAGGAGCGATTGCAGGAACATGGCGTGCGCTGGTTCCCCCTGTATGCCGAGGATGAGCCCGGCGTCGCGCCGCGGTTACGGGTGCAGCGCAGCAGCGACGGTACATTGATCGAGCTGAGCGATCAGGCACCGACAGCGGCCGAGCGGCAACTGCGTGGCTGGCTGCTCGACGCCAGCAGCATCGAGGCGCCCTTGGTACGCTTGAGTTTGAGCTGGAGTGGTGCCGAAGAAGGTTTTCAGCGCTTCAGCATCGAGGCCAGCGATGATCTGCAGCACTGGCGCAGTTGGGGGGAAGGGCAGGTGGCACGGCTGAGCTTTGCCGGCGAGCGCATCGACCAGCGCCAGGTCGAGCTGCCGGGGCAACGCGCCCGCTATCTGCGTATGCTCTGGCAGAGCCCGCGGCAGGCGCCCACGCTGGACGTGGTGACCCTGCGCAGCCGCCAGCAGGCCAACCAGGCTGCGCCATTGTCATGGTCATCGGTGCTGCCGGCACGGGCCCTGGGCAAGGATCAGTACCAGTGGCAATTGCCCCAGGCCATGCCATTGGAGCGCTTGCGAATGACCCTGGATGCCCCCAATACCCTGGCGCCAGTGCGTTTCGAGGGGCGTGCCAGTGAGCAGGCGGGCTGGCAGCCCCTGGCCACCGGGCTGTTCTATCGCTTGAGCGATGGTGCCCGTGAGCTACGCCAGGACGAGCTGGCATTGCCAGGCTGGCCGGTCAGCCAGTTGCGCCTGCAGGTGGATGCCCGTGGCGGTGGGCTGGGCCAGCAGCCACCAAGGTTGCAGATTGCCCTGCGCGCCAGCGAGTTGGTGTTCCTGGCCCGTGGCGAGCCGCCGTTTACCCTGGCTGTGGGTAACGCCGAGGCCAGCTCGGCCGCCTTGCCGCTAACCACGCTGATTCCGGGTTACCGCCCCGAGCGCCTGGCGACGCTGGGCACGGCCGAGGCCGACGACAGCCACGCAGCCGTGTCGGAGACGGCCAGCCAGGCCGATGTCCACGCGGGCGACCTGCGCCGCTGGGGGCTTTGGGGTCTGCTCCTGGCAGGGGTCGCTCTGCTGGCGGGCATGGCCTTCAGTCTGCTCAGGCGTGCGCCCGATAGCTGA
- a CDS encoding histidine kinase N-terminal 7TM domain-containing diguanylate cyclase, giving the protein MYACMTSGWSPSPPVLVTSLVCFGVILLAHWMSRQRDFPGRDSFILLHLSSLWWMACASLELSMMAADCKMFWASVAWLGILFTPTFWAVFLWQYVNSVRRPMPRLGMLALSLVPLLVWGAALSNPWHGLFYLADSAPIDDTPGAPVRYVHGPLFYATAAYVYLLMAFCMGVVVRAALLSKGLHRRHYLGFVLVTAAPWAANIAYVVFGWTVFGIDPTSFCFAFTLVAFAWLIVGARLFDLLPVARHLLLEALIDPVLVIDPRGRVIEANPAALKLASLTQGWQGRSLADWPVFGSDLHHLLQAQGNEAGEQMLTLTSAARYYEVRVRGIERITRHGPVLLGRMLYVRDVTQRHLAKLKLAEALALSEERLRTISLLHEQLREQALCDPLTGLYNRRYLDEFFDREHARVQRENLPLALALIDLDHFKRLNDECGHLVGDDVLKAVAQHLLENLRSTDAVFRIGGEEFLLIMPGVDSSEARSRLQALCAQLASRALPTRGGDQRVTLSAGLAHWPLQGQRLDELLQVADAALYEAKRSGRNRVCCQLSSSESHHPSQQAALPGDSG; this is encoded by the coding sequence ATGTACGCCTGCATGACCTCGGGCTGGTCGCCTTCACCCCCCGTTCTGGTCACCTCGCTGGTGTGCTTCGGCGTCATCCTGCTGGCGCACTGGATGAGTCGCCAGCGCGATTTTCCTGGGCGCGACAGTTTCATCCTGCTGCACCTTTCCAGCCTCTGGTGGATGGCCTGCGCATCGCTGGAACTGAGCATGATGGCCGCCGATTGCAAGATGTTCTGGGCCTCTGTTGCCTGGCTGGGGATTCTCTTCACGCCCACCTTCTGGGCGGTGTTCCTCTGGCAGTACGTCAACAGCGTGCGCCGGCCGATGCCGCGCCTGGGCATGCTGGCGCTGAGCCTGGTGCCGCTGCTGGTATGGGGCGCGGCATTGAGCAACCCCTGGCATGGCCTGTTCTACCTCGCCGACAGCGCCCCCATCGACGATACGCCAGGCGCGCCGGTGCGCTACGTGCACGGCCCGCTGTTCTATGCCACCGCCGCCTACGTCTACCTGCTGATGGCCTTCTGCATGGGCGTGGTGGTGCGCGCGGCGCTACTCAGCAAGGGCCTGCATCGCCGTCATTATCTGGGCTTCGTGCTGGTCACCGCCGCGCCTTGGGCGGCCAATATCGCCTACGTGGTGTTCGGCTGGACGGTCTTCGGCATCGACCCCACCTCGTTCTGCTTCGCCTTCACCCTGGTCGCCTTCGCCTGGCTGATCGTCGGTGCGCGCCTGTTCGACCTATTGCCGGTGGCACGCCATCTGCTGCTGGAGGCGCTGATCGACCCGGTGCTGGTGATCGACCCGCGCGGGCGGGTAATCGAGGCCAACCCGGCCGCGCTGAAACTGGCTAGCCTGACACAGGGTTGGCAGGGCCGGTCTCTGGCCGACTGGCCCGTGTTCGGCAGTGACCTGCATCATCTGCTGCAAGCGCAGGGCAACGAGGCCGGCGAGCAGATGCTGACCCTGACCAGCGCCGCACGCTATTACGAAGTGCGGGTGCGCGGCATCGAGCGCATCACCCGCCATGGCCCTGTGCTGCTGGGGCGCATGCTCTACGTGCGCGATGTGACCCAGCGCCACCTGGCCAAGCTCAAGCTGGCCGAGGCACTGGCGCTGAGCGAGGAGCGCCTGCGCACCATCTCGCTGCTGCACGAACAACTGCGCGAACAGGCCCTGTGCGACCCCCTGACCGGCCTCTACAACCGCCGCTACCTGGACGAGTTCTTCGACCGTGAACACGCCCGGGTGCAGCGCGAGAACCTGCCCCTGGCGCTGGCGCTGATCGACCTCGATCACTTCAAGCGTCTCAATGACGAATGTGGTCACCTGGTTGGCGACGACGTACTCAAGGCTGTCGCCCAGCATCTGCTGGAGAACCTGCGCAGCACCGACGCGGTCTTTCGCATTGGTGGCGAGGAGTTCCTGCTGATCATGCCAGGGGTCGATAGCAGCGAGGCTCGCTCGCGTCTGCAGGCGCTCTGCGCGCAACTGGCCAGCCGAGCGCTGCCCACCCGGGGCGGCGATCAGCGTGTCACCCTGTCTGCCGGCTTGGCGCACTGGCCATTGCAGGGGCAGCGTCTGGACGAGCTGTTGCAGGTGGCCGATGCGGCCTTGTACGAGGCCAAGCGCAGCGGGCGCAACCGGGTCTGCTGCCAGTTGTCGAGCAGCGAATCCCACCATCCATCCCAGCAGGCAGCATTGCCCGGCGACTCGGGTTAA